In the genome of Flavobacteriales bacterium, one region contains:
- a CDS encoding MBL fold metallo-hydrolase, which produces MMNRKTYQSERWSSTAIGIVFAALLLSCMGTSPAPIAEKPSVKEVKHVSLEAPRDQALEVAYIGNMGVLVEKGESTVLIDGLHDFYKPAYAHPDAATIDALIAGNYPNFTSIEMDLVTHEHGDHFDSDITARFLEENPEALCIVPAPVHEMISEAAVENEEVMERVLIATDQDGPRHTAHAGIQIISADCKHSYPARHSAIANVAHLITMGETRILHVGDTDRDFLIETCQALDLQQDSIDLVIFPSWLLLSDWPELEEYILAGQLLATHIDPREAESRTTQVQKYFPEAICLTELGWYGEFPLLSKSKD; this is translated from the coding sequence ATGATGAACAGAAAGACTTATCAGAGCGAGCGTTGGTCAAGTACCGCTATAGGAATAGTCTTCGCTGCTCTGCTCCTATCCTGCATGGGCACTTCACCCGCGCCCATTGCTGAGAAGCCCTCCGTGAAAGAAGTGAAGCACGTATCGCTGGAAGCGCCAAGGGACCAAGCTTTGGAAGTCGCCTATATCGGCAACATGGGTGTGCTGGTAGAAAAAGGGGAATCGACTGTGCTCATCGATGGGCTCCATGATTTCTACAAGCCGGCCTATGCGCATCCGGATGCGGCCACGATCGATGCATTGATCGCAGGGAACTATCCCAATTTCACTTCCATCGAGATGGATCTGGTGACCCATGAACACGGAGATCACTTCGACTCGGATATCACGGCTCGATTCCTTGAGGAGAATCCTGAAGCGCTTTGCATCGTTCCCGCTCCTGTGCATGAAATGATCTCGGAAGCGGCTGTTGAGAATGAAGAAGTCATGGAGCGCGTGCTCATCGCGACCGACCAGGATGGTCCGCGCCATACGGCACATGCCGGTATCCAGATCATCTCGGCCGATTGCAAGCATTCTTATCCGGCCCGGCACAGTGCCATTGCCAATGTGGCCCATCTCATCACGATGGGAGAGACGCGTATTCTCCATGTGGGCGATACCGATCGGGACTTCCTCATCGAAACCTGCCAAGCCCTGGACCTACAGCAGGATTCCATCGACCTGGTGATCTTCCCTTCTTGGTTGCTCCTTTCTGACTGGCCTGAATTGGAGGAATACATCCTCGCTGGTCAACTTCTCGCTACCCACATCGACCCGCGAGAAGCGGAATCCAGAACCACACAGGTCCAGAAATACTTCCCTGAGGCCATCTGCCTGACCGAGTTGGGCTGGTATGGCGAATTCCCTCTCCTGTCAAAAAGCAAGGATTGA
- a CDS encoding VOC family protein, which produces MIKGVHTMFYSSAPEELRAFLKDVMGFDGRDIGGGWMIFDLPEADMGVHPADASGQEGAPSGTPDISFYCEDIEQTVKEMKAKGVEFK; this is translated from the coding sequence ATGATCAAAGGCGTACATACCATGTTCTACAGTTCAGCCCCGGAAGAACTACGTGCATTCTTGAAAGATGTGATGGGATTCGATGGTCGGGATATCGGGGGCGGTTGGATGATATTCGACCTGCCCGAGGCCGATATGGGAGTCCACCCGGCCGATGCCAGCGGTCAAGAAGGTGCTCCCTCAGGCACCCCTGACATCTCCTTCTACTGCGAGGATATCGAGCAAACGGTGAAGGAAATGAAGGCCAAAGGCGTGGAATTCAAA
- a CDS encoding DUF2200 domain-containing protein gives MPTTTPEHDARIAALTFASVYPHYVNKVEKKGRTKEELHQVIEWLTGFDEQELQKLIDEKVTFQTFFERADLNPNAEMIKGVICGYRIEDITTPLTRQARYLDKVIDELAKGRALEKIMRSP, from the coding sequence ATGCCTACCACCACACCAGAACACGATGCACGCATAGCGGCTCTCACCTTTGCTTCGGTCTATCCGCATTATGTGAATAAGGTGGAGAAGAAAGGACGAACGAAAGAAGAACTCCATCAGGTGATCGAATGGCTCACCGGATTCGATGAGCAAGAACTTCAGAAACTCATCGATGAGAAGGTGACCTTCCAGACCTTCTTCGAGCGGGCAGATCTGAATCCCAACGCGGAGATGATCAAAGGGGTCATCTGCGGATATCGCATCGAGGATATCACCACACCGCTCACTCGACAGGCCCGTTATCTGGATAAGGTGATCGATGAACTGGCCAAAGGACGGGCACTGGAGAAGATCATGCGAAGCCCATGA
- a CDS encoding DUF2254 domain-containing protein — MKKKLILYSHRIREQLWFRPFLFCLFSVMAALIANKADGFGIEDMVPDVEQESIGSLLDIISASMLVISIFAVTSMISAFSSASNTATPRSFKVVVTDDVSQNALSVFIGAFIFSIVATIALDNGYYGKSGRFILFLITLTLFAAVILTFLRWVDRISRLGRLEHTIKQIERVVTRSLSKYLEHPTRKGRAIEGEWENALAVYANETGYVQHLHLELLQELAEDEDLNIRLNCLPGKFIHENHPIAYYRSKGEADVVRIGTEVCEAITMGETRHFDEDPRFGLIALTEIASRALSPGINDPGTAIQIIGSHERLFFQWNSKDEQADRPEVEYDRIEVPELSVEDFFEDAFRPIARDGAGNIEVMLRLQKTLSSIYTIADPQLQKYALQHSEQAYRRAEASIDAEKDLQTLRDACLFLHRGQVSA, encoded by the coding sequence ATGAAGAAGAAATTGATCCTCTACTCCCATCGGATACGGGAGCAACTGTGGTTCCGGCCCTTCCTCTTCTGTCTCTTCTCGGTAATGGCAGCCTTGATCGCCAATAAGGCGGATGGATTCGGGATAGAGGATATGGTGCCGGATGTGGAGCAGGAATCCATCGGTAGTCTGCTCGATATCATCTCGGCCAGCATGCTGGTGATCTCCATATTTGCGGTGACCTCGATGATCTCCGCTTTCTCCTCTGCGAGTAATACGGCAACTCCTCGATCCTTCAAAGTCGTGGTCACAGATGATGTCTCGCAGAATGCCTTGTCGGTGTTCATAGGAGCATTCATCTTCAGCATCGTTGCGACCATCGCTCTGGACAATGGCTATTACGGCAAGTCAGGAAGGTTCATCCTCTTCCTCATCACATTGACCCTCTTCGCTGCGGTCATCCTCACCTTCTTGAGATGGGTGGACCGTATCTCGCGTTTGGGCCGATTGGAACATACCATCAAGCAGATAGAACGGGTGGTCACACGATCGCTATCCAAGTATCTGGAACATCCCACGCGAAAAGGACGCGCGATCGAGGGGGAATGGGAGAATGCTCTGGCCGTGTATGCGAACGAGACCGGTTATGTGCAACATCTTCATCTGGAACTGCTACAGGAATTGGCCGAAGATGAAGACTTGAACATCCGCCTCAACTGTCTTCCTGGGAAGTTCATACATGAGAATCATCCCATCGCATACTATCGCTCGAAGGGAGAAGCGGATGTGGTGAGAATAGGGACCGAAGTGTGCGAGGCCATCACCATGGGTGAGACCAGGCATTTCGATGAGGATCCGAGATTCGGATTGATCGCCTTGACCGAGATCGCCAGTAGGGCATTATCACCGGGGATCAATGATCCCGGGACCGCCATCCAGATCATAGGCAGCCACGAGCGCCTGTTCTTCCAATGGAATTCGAAGGATGAGCAGGCAGATCGCCCTGAGGTGGAGTACGACCGGATAGAGGTGCCCGAGCTCTCGGTGGAGGATTTCTTCGAGGACGCTTTCCGCCCGATCGCCCGGGATGGAGCTGGGAATATCGAGGTCATGCTCAGATTGCAGAAGACACTGAGTTCCATTTACACCATAGCCGATCCTCAGCTTCAGAAATATGCCTTACAGCATTCTGAACAGGCCTACAGAAGAGCAGAAGCATCCATAGATGCAGAGAAGGATCTGCAGACCCTTAGGGATGCCTGTCTGTTCTTACATCGCGGTCAAGTCAGCGCATAG